A stretch of bacterium DNA encodes these proteins:
- a CDS encoding DMT family transporter, protein MLARFRTSMIALMSVHVAINSGGYLFTKVALSEFSPFAFAFWRFLIGVGGLTAVFFLRKAWMRIEREDWPRFLLLAVIAVPANQLLYLSGMRGTVPSHASLLYGSTAVVALALSTLIGYEKLRPYKVVAILLAVLGLTLVVSESPTRLIGTESFAGDLLIALSVIMWASYTVLGKPIVAKYGATRATLVCLILGSLLSLPFLIGPALAQDYATITWKGWAGPLYTGIMITTVSYTIWFALLKRIDPSQVAILTAPQPVVTTILSVLILKEAIGISLVSGGLLVIGGVCLMQIPALMKRRQVGVRK, encoded by the coding sequence CTCATGTCCGTTCACGTGGCGATCAATTCGGGCGGGTATCTGTTCACGAAGGTGGCGCTGAGCGAGTTCTCACCGTTTGCGTTCGCGTTCTGGAGATTTCTGATCGGCGTGGGCGGACTCACCGCGGTATTTTTCCTGCGCAAGGCGTGGATGCGGATCGAACGGGAGGATTGGCCGCGCTTTCTGCTGCTGGCCGTGATCGCGGTTCCCGCCAATCAACTCTTGTACTTGAGCGGAATGCGGGGAACGGTTCCTTCGCACGCATCGCTGCTCTATGGTTCGACGGCGGTGGTGGCGCTGGCGCTGTCCACGCTGATCGGCTATGAGAAGCTGCGGCCCTACAAGGTTGTGGCGATTCTGCTGGCGGTTCTGGGGCTTACGCTGGTGGTTTCGGAGAGTCCGACGCGGCTCATCGGGACGGAAAGTTTCGCGGGGGATTTGCTGATCGCGCTGAGCGTGATCATGTGGGCGTCGTACACGGTGCTGGGCAAACCTATCGTGGCCAAGTATGGAGCGACGCGGGCGACGCTGGTTTGTTTGATTCTCGGATCGCTGCTCAGCCTGCCGTTTCTGATCGGACCGGCGTTGGCGCAGGACTACGCGACGATTACGTGGAAGGGTTGGGCGGGGCCGCTGTACACAGGGATCATGATTACCACCGTGTCGTACACGATCTGGTTTGCGCTGCTGAAGCGGATTGATCCTTCGCAAGTCGCCATCTTGACCGCACCGCAACCGGTGGTGACGACGATTCTATCGGTGCTGATTCTGAAGGAAGCCATTGGAATTTCGCTGGTGAGCGGGGGACTTTTGGTGATCGGCGGGGTGTGTTTGATGCAGATTCCGGCTCTGATGAAGAGGCGG